The region TGCTGTTGAAGGCAACGTGCCACTCAACGGTCAGGGCATGTACTGCATTGATGCTGGCAAGCCCTTCTACGAAAAGCTCAAGGAAGGCGTGGAGCATGCCAAGGCCCTTGTGGCCTGGGGAACCTGCGCCTCATGGGGCTGCGTGCAGGCGGCTCACCCCAACCCCACGGGCGCTACCCCGCTGCACAAACTCTTTCCCAACAAACCGCAGATCAAGGTTCCCGGCTGCCCGGCCATCCCTGAGGTCATGAGTTCAATCCTGACCTACATTATCACTTACGACCGCCTTCCCACCCTCGATTCGCAGGGCAGGCCGGAAATGTTTTACGGCAAGCGCGTGCACGACCACTGCTACCGCAGGGCCCATTTTGACGCGGGTGAATATGTGGAATCGTGGGACGATGCGGGCGCGCGCGCTGGCCTGTGCCTGTACAAGATGGGCTGCAAAGGCCCCACCACCTACAACGCCTGCCCTTCCACACGCTGGAACAACGGTGTCTCCTTTCCCATTCAGTCCGGGCATGGCTGCATAGGCTGCTCGGAACAGAACTTCTGGGATCAGGGCTCGTTTTATGACCGCATCACCACCATTCCGCATCTCGGCACCAACGCAACGGCTGAAACCGTGGGCGTTGCCGCTGTGGCGGGCGTGGCTGCGGGTGTTGCCGTGCACGGCGTTGCCAGTATGGTGCGCCACGCAGGTAGCAAGAACACCAAGAACTCCTCCGACACCGACTCCAAAAACTGAGGAAATACCCCATGGCATACGAATACACTACATCTCAGGGTTATGCCGTTAAGGACTCGGGCCGCCGCGTGGTTGTAGACCCCGTTACCCGTATTGAAGGGCACCTGCGTTGCGAGGTGAACCTTGACGACAGCAACGTCATCACCAATGCGGTTTCGTGCGGCACCATTTTCAGAGGTATTGAAATCATCCTCAAAGGCCGCGACCCGCGCGACGCCTGGGCCTTTGTTGAACGCATCTGCGGCGTTTGCACGGGTACGCATGCCCTTTCCTCCGTGCATGCGGTGGAGGATGCGCTTGGTATAGAAATTCCTGACAACGCCAATATTATCCGCAATATCATGCACCTGTGCCTCATGTACCATGACCATCTGGTGCATCTGTACCATCTTGCGGGCCTTGACTGGGTGGACGTTGTGTCTGCCGCCAAGGCTGATCCCAAGGCAACGTCGGAGCTTTCGCACAAGCTCACCCCCTGGCCCAATTCCTCGCCGGGCTACTTCAAATCCATCAAGGATCGCCTCAACCGCGTGATTGAATCGGGCCAACTGGGCATTTTCACCAACGGCTACTGGGGGCACCCTGCCTACAAGCTGCCGCCCGAAGCCAACCTGCTGGTGGTGGCCCATTATCTGGAAGCCCTGGATTTCCAGAAAGACA is a window of Desulfovibrio desulfuricans DNA encoding:
- a CDS encoding hydrogenase small subunit, which produces MAHLETTEQALRNRGVSRRDFMKFCALTAVAMGLGPGADLAIAQALSTKPRVPVLWINGLSCSCCTESFLRTAHPLATDIVLSMITMDYQDTIMAAAGDQANAAYEEAIKKYRGQYILAVEGNVPLNGQGMYCIDAGKPFYEKLKEGVEHAKALVAWGTCASWGCVQAAHPNPTGATPLHKLFPNKPQIKVPGCPAIPEVMSSILTYIITYDRLPTLDSQGRPEMFYGKRVHDHCYRRAHFDAGEYVESWDDAGARAGLCLYKMGCKGPTTYNACPSTRWNNGVSFPIQSGHGCIGCSEQNFWDQGSFYDRITTIPHLGTNATAETVGVAAVAGVAAGVAVHGVASMVRHAGSKNTKNSSDTDSKN